One genomic region from Nymphaea colorata isolate Beijing-Zhang1983 chromosome 12, ASM883128v2, whole genome shotgun sequence encodes:
- the LOC116266393 gene encoding fasciclin-like arabinogalactan protein 1: protein MGTASTVVAFLLLAFLAGGPLTGEAHNITRILAKFPNFSTFNHYLSVTHLAAEINRRTTITVFAVDNSAMADLLAKDLPIASIKNELSLHVCLDYFGAKKLHQITNGTALCATLYQATGSAPGTSGFINITDLTGGKVGFGAVDNGDLDASFVKSLKEIPYNISVIQISSILSSPVAEAPAPSPAELNLTSLMSKQGCKNFADLLTATGAVKTYMDNVVGGLTVFCPTDEVITKFGPTYKNLTKNEKQTLLLYHAAPIYLPIASLKSNNGPLNTLATNGASNYAFTVQNQGEEVTLRTKVVTASITGTLYDQDPVAIFTIDKVLEPKELFKGAPAPAPAADSPAPSSSADAHSSSPSPDSPDSAPSDSDTADSSDSIKLVAGGSSLLMVVVALLL from the coding sequence ATGGGGACGGCTTCGACGGTGGTGGCGTTCCTCCTGCTGGCGTTCCTCGCCGGGGGGCCGCTCACGGGGGAGGCGCACAACATAACGCGCATCCTGGCGAAATTCCCCAACTTCTCCACCTTCAACCACTACCTGTCCGTCACCCACCTGGCGGCTGAGATCAACCGGCGCACCACCATCACGGTCTTCGCCGTCGACAACTCCGCCATGGCCGACCTCCTCGCCAAAGACCTCCCCATTGCCTCCATCAAGAACGAGCTCAGCCTCCACGTCTGCCTCGACTACTTTGGTGCCAAGAAGCTCCACCAGATCACCAACGGCACCGCCCTCTGCGCCACGCTCTACCAGGCGACCGGCTCCGCCCCCGGCACCTCCGGGTTCATCAACATCACAGACCTAACAGGCGGAAAGGTCGGGTTTGGCGCCGTCGACAACGGTGATCTGGACGCTTCTTTCGTCAAGTCCCTCAAGGAGATCCCTTACAACATCTCCGTCATCCAGATCAGCAGCATCCTCAGTTCCCCTGTCGCCGAGGCTCCCGCCCCTTCCCCGGCAGAGCTCAACCTCACCTCCCTCATGTCCAAGCAGGGGTGCAAAAACTTCGCGGATCTGCTCACCGCCACCGGCGCCGTCAAGACCTACATGGACAACGTCGTCGGAGGTCTCACCGTCTTCTGCCCCACCGACGAAGTCATCACCAAGTTCGGCCCCACCTACAAGAACCTCACCAAGAACGAGAAGCAGACGCTGCTGCTCTACCACGCCGCACCGATCTACCTTCCCATCGCTTCCCTCAAGTCCAACAACGGCCCCCTGAACACCCTCGCCACCAATGGCGCCAGCAACTACGCCTTCACGGTTCAGAACCAGGGCGAGGAGGTGACGCTCAGGACAAAGGTGGTGACGGCCAGCATCACGGGCACGCTGTACGACCAGGATCCCGTGGCGATCTTCACCATCGACAAGGTGCTCGAGCCGAAGGAGCTGTTCAAGGGCGCCCCAGCGCCTGCGCCGGCTGCGGACTCCCCCGCCCCTTCCTCTTCCGCCGACGCCCATTCCTCGTCACCCTCACCCGACAGCCCGGATTCAGCCCCCTCTGATAGCGACACCGCCGACAGCTCGGACAGCATCAAGTTGGTGGCTGGTGGGAGCTCACTGCTCATGGTGGTGGTCGCCCTTCTTCTCTAG